In the genome of Sphingomonas alpina, the window CGGAATTAGCCGCTAATGGGGAGCGAAGCCGACATGCTTTGGCCGTTCCCCGGCGAAGGCCGGGGCCCAGTCGAGGAGCAGTCGGTAACGGCTGCTCCGCTTCGTCACCACGGCCTTCCCGACTGGACCAGCATCGGGTTGAACATACCCCGCATGTTCAAGGATCGTCCGGGGGACGATCCGACCCGATACTCCTTCGCCGGGGAAGCATTCCCTTTTGATATAAGGGGGACACCCCTGATATGAACCCACCCATCCGCATCCTGGTCGATGGCGATGCGTGCCCGGTCAAGGATGAGATCTACAAGGTCGCATGGCGGCTGGAAGTGCCGGTCACGATCGTCGCCAACAGCCATTTCCGCGTGCCGCAGCACCCGTTGATCGACCGCGTCGTGGTCAGTGATGGCTTCGACGCGGCGGACGACTGGATCGCCGAACAGTCAAACGCGGCATCGGTGGTGGTGACCGCCGACATCCTGCTTGCCGACCGTTGCATAAAAGCCGGTGCGACGGTGCTCAGCCCGACCGGCAAGCCTTTCACCGCCAATTCGATCGGCGCGGCGGTGGCGACGCGTGCGATCATGGCCGATCTGCGCGCCGGAGCGGGTGACTCGATCGGTGGCCCCGCCCCCTTTGCCAAGGCCGATCGATCGCGCTTTCTGTCCGCATTGGACGCCGCTTTGGTGAAGCTGCTGCGCTAAAAAATTGTCGCAAATTGTCGCATCGGGCGATTATCGGTCGATATCAGGAACCGGCAGTGCTTTGGTAGGTTTGACCGCGACCACTCAGGATGCCATCGCGCGGCGTCGGCGGTCTTCAGCGATGGGTAGGATTTAGATTGCGCCACTTCACGCCGACTCGGATATCGATAGCAGCGACTCTCGCCCTCATGCTGACTGCGTGCGGGGGCGGCGGCGCGCAGGACAAGGCTGGCCGGCGCGGTGCACAAGGCACGCCGGAGGTCGGCTATATCGTCGCCCAGCAGACCAGCGTTCCGCTCTCGACTGAACTCGGCGGACGCGTCACCGCCTATCAAAGCGCCGAAGTCCGTCCGCAGGTATCGGGGATCATCCGCCGCCGGTTTTTCACCGAGGGATCGATCGTCAAGCAGGGCCAGACACTCTACCAGATCGACCCGAGCCTCTATGTCGCCGCCGCCAATGAAGCGAGCGCCAACCTGGCCAGTGCGCAGGCCAATGCCGAAGCGACCCGCGCCAAGGCCGACCGCTTCCGCCCGCTGGCCGAGATCGAGGCGGTCGCCAAGCAGGACTATACCGACGCTGCCGCCCAGGCGCGCCAGGCCAAGGCGGCCGTCGCACAGAACCGCGCGCAGCTCGACACCGCACGGATCAATCTGCGCTTCACCAATGTTCCGGCACCGATCACTGGGCGTATCGGGCGCTCGCTGCTCACCGAAGGCGCGCTGGCCACGGCAAGCCAGGCCGATCCGCTCGCCACGATTCAGCGGCTTGACCCGATCTTCGTCGATATCCAGCAATCCAGCGCCGACCTGCTCACGCTGCGGCGCGCGCTCAGCAGCGGTGGCCTTGTACCCGCCCAGGCCAGCGTCAGGCTGAAGTTGGAGGACGGCAGCGTCTATGGTCCGACCGGCACGGTCGAATTCTCCGAAGTGGTGGTCAACGAAAGCACCGGCACTGTCACGTTGCGCGCCCGCTTCCCCAATCCGCAAGGACTGCTGCTGCCGGGTATGTTCGCCCGCGCGACCTTCGCACAATCGGTCGATACCAGCGCCTATCTCATTCCCCAGGCCGGGGTGAAGCGCGATCCCAAGGGCAATACCACGGTGCTGGTGATCGGTCCTGGCAACAAGGCGATCGAGCGCAAGGTTACCACCCAGCGCGTGGTCGGTGCCGACTGGGTCGTGACGGCGGGCCTGAATCCGGGCGACAAGGTGATTGTCGAGGGCACCGCCAAGGCAAAGAACGGCGAGGCCGTCAAACCCGTGCCCGCCGGATCGCCGCAGAAACTGCAGGCACCCACCAAATCAGGCGCATCCGCCGCCAAGACCAAGGGCTGAGACCCCGGTGATCTCGCGCATTTTCATCGACCGGCCGATTTTCGCCTGGGTCATCGCGATCATCATCATGCTGGGCGGCATCGGCGCGATCTATACGCTGCCGATCGAGCAATTCCCCGACGTGGCGCCGCCCAACGTCAATATCCGCGCGACCTATCCCGGCGCATCGGCCGAAA includes:
- a CDS encoding YaiI/YqxD family protein; the protein is MNPPIRILVDGDACPVKDEIYKVAWRLEVPVTIVANSHFRVPQHPLIDRVVVSDGFDAADDWIAEQSNAASVVVTADILLADRCIKAGATVLSPTGKPFTANSIGAAVATRAIMADLRAGAGDSIGGPAPFAKADRSRFLSALDAALVKLLR
- a CDS encoding efflux RND transporter periplasmic adaptor subunit → MLTACGGGGAQDKAGRRGAQGTPEVGYIVAQQTSVPLSTELGGRVTAYQSAEVRPQVSGIIRRRFFTEGSIVKQGQTLYQIDPSLYVAAANEASANLASAQANAEATRAKADRFRPLAEIEAVAKQDYTDAAAQARQAKAAVAQNRAQLDTARINLRFTNVPAPITGRIGRSLLTEGALATASQADPLATIQRLDPIFVDIQQSSADLLTLRRALSSGGLVPAQASVRLKLEDGSVYGPTGTVEFSEVVVNESTGTVTLRARFPNPQGLLLPGMFARATFAQSVDTSAYLIPQAGVKRDPKGNTTVLVIGPGNKAIERKVTTQRVVGADWVVTAGLNPGDKVIVEGTAKAKNGEAVKPVPAGSPQKLQAPTKSGASAAKTKG